The following proteins are encoded in a genomic region of Hippocampus zosterae strain Florida chromosome 2, ASM2543408v3, whole genome shotgun sequence:
- the sall4 gene encoding sal-like protein 4, producing the protein MSRRKQAKPQHINSDEPGSAQNGILQDDPAQETDGEVKRFRMDQTQICKKCCGEFFDESEFLEHEKNCTKSQQVVIMRDGDCSEVTEEYSQGSPEGPTSDHDDSRSSSHSIAAANADQMEKNEDESNMHMEDQEDVPASPETHFQPSPEMQDPNTFEAMTTDAQLSASQTTSNTTALSSQDALQVIPMILEQLVCLQQQQLQQIQITEQIRIQVAMMTPQGLRSSVGAAMDPLKALGAHLSQQLSAAAALIGKRTGSQNLSVEAVNQGKLSLPTSIPTSVPAGLSAMTSKMDILKGIPDLAGRLPALLPESPGVVGFPGTFSGIQAGIDLKKAKGKLLNLPVESKNGDSLYKHKCKFCGKTFGNDSALQIHLRSHTGERPFKCNICGNRFTTKGNLKVHFQRHKDKYPNITMNPHPVPEHLDNIPTSSGIPFGMSVPMEESNEIKPVLGHAAAGFHSSSLPGFKTFDGFGGGDPFSQRPSPSTSDGSPSVSSNVYGKETGMDNTQKDAKELLGTLHHMNGNVMSGEQSSGTAKLQQMVDGLEKKTNDPNECVICHRILSCQSSLKMHYRTHTGERPYKCKICGRAFSTKGNLKAHYGVHRANTPLKMQHSCPICQKKFTNAVVLQQHIRMHMGGQIPNTPVPENHFDANDAIESSPPEEKSVDLNGFEGNMEAQEPEGSSQKPSENSDSLPPATDDQKHAGPAVFSSLDVLKNLTSALALKRQGSTPSESEGTPKESPSAPREQEYQNGRSPGISDSALSFHSASPLKSPESAAEEFVRNGYKPDLEGTTQEGTESSGALDLTASSSFTPKAIKEEPSVSFATGEYAASTMPFMRIPSSLEMKIPQENPLGTHGLFTSQMPPGTAITSPVSTAPRRSSKQHVCNVCAKNFSSASALQIHERTHTGEKPFACNICGRAFTTKGNLKVHIGTHMWNNSSRRGQRLSLDNPMALMAMSSEPKMLPEMLQAPKELAAPPMNFDPSMWNQYTTAFSGGLTMKANEISVIQGGGIPLPGSPAGSAPLIGSTGGLMKMDGSHSGLPASMAEIEKTSSDSVPKSQFPHFMEEGKIAVN; encoded by the exons ATGTCGAGGCGCAAGCAAGCCAAACCACAGCACATCAACTCGGACGAGCCCGGGTCCGCACAAAACG GCATTCTACAAGATGATCCAGCGCAGGAGACTGATGGAGAAGTGAAAAGGTTCAGAATGGACCAGACTCAAATCTGCAAAAAGTGCTGTGGCGAATTCTTTGATGAATCAGAATTTTTGGAGCATGAAAAGAACTGTACCAAAAGCCAGCAAGTGGTCATTATGAGAGATGGTGACTGCAGTGAGGTGACGGAGGAATATTCACAAGGTTCTCCTGAAGGCCCCACCAGTGACCATGACGATAGCCGGTCCAGCAGCCATTCCATAGCTGCTGCCAATGCTgaccaaatggaaaaaaatgaggatGAGTCTAACATGCACATGGAGGACCAAGAAGATGTACCTGCCAGTCCCGAGACACACTTCCAACCTTCCCCCGAGATGCAAGATCCAAACACTTTTGAGGCTATGACTACTGACGCTCAACTTTCTGCCTCCCAAACTACTTCAAACACAACAGCTCTGTCATCGCAGGACGCCCTACAGGTCATCCCCATGATCTTGGAACAGTTGGTGTgtctccagcagcagcagctacaGCAAATCCAGATCACAGAACAGATCAGAATCCAAGTGGCCATGATGACCCCACAGGGTCTCCGGTCATCAGTGGGTGCAGCCATGGACCCCCTGAAAGCCCTTGGCGCACATCTCTCCCAGCAGCTGTCTGCTGCAGCGGCTTTGATAGGAAAAAGGACTGGAAGTCAGAACCTGTCAGTGGAGGCGGTGAACCAAGGTAAACTGTCTCTACCCACAAGCATCCCAACCTCTGTGCCTGCGGGACTGAGTGCAATGACCTCTAAAATGGATATTTTAAAGGGCATTCCGGATCTGGCTGGCCGTTTACCAGCGCTGCTTCCAGAGTCCCCAGGCGTTGTAGGTTTCCCGGGCACCTTCAGTGGTATCCAAGCAGggattgatttgaaaaaagCAAAGGGAAAACTGTTGAATCTTCCGGTCGAGTCAAAGAATGGAGACTCGTTATACAAGCACAAGTGCAAGTTCTGCGGAAAGACCTTTGGCAATGACAGCGCCCTGCAGATTCACCTGCGTTCGCACACCGGAGAGAGACCCTTCAAATGCAACATCTGCGGAAACCGCTTCACAACCAAAGGGAACCTCAAAGTGCATTTTCAAAGGCACAAAGACAAGTATCCCAACATCACCATGAACCCTCATCCTGTGCCCGAACACCTTGACAACATTCCCACCAGCAGCGGTATTCCCTTTGGCATGTCGGTGCCCATGGAAGAGTCAAATGAAATTAAGCCGGTACTCGGTCATGCTGCTGCAGGGTTCCATTCTTCGTCGCTCCCCGGATTCAAGACATTTGATGGCTTCGGTGGTGGAGATCCTTTTTCCCAGAGACCCTCGCCATCCACAAGTGATGGCTCCCCATCTGTTTCCTCAAACGTCTATGGCAAAGAGACCGGTATGGATAACACTCAGAAAGATGCAAAGGAGCTCCTGGGAACACTGCATCACATGAATGGTAATGTCATGTCTGGAGAGCAAAGCTCCGGAACTGCAAAGCTTCAGCAGATGGTGGACGGATtggaaaagaagacaaacgATCCCAACGAATGCGTCATCTGCCACAGAATTCTTAGCTGCCAGAGCTCGCTGAAGATGCATTACCGTACGCACACCGGGGAGAGGCCATACAAATGTAAGATCTGTGGCCGAGCTTTCTCCACCAAAGGCAACCTGAAGGCCCATTACGGGGTGCACAGGGCCAACACCCCTCTTAAAATGCAGCACTCCTGTCCCATCTGCCAGAAGAAGTTTACCAATGCCGTGGTGCTGCAGCAGCACATTCGCATGCACATGGGCGGCCAAATCCCCAACACCCCGGTGCCAGAAAACCACTTTGACGCAAATGACGCAATTGAGTCCTCTCCACCGGAAGAAAAATCTGTGGACCTAAATGGCTTTGAAGGAAACATGGAGGCTCAAGAACCTGAGGGGAGCTCTCAGAAGCCAAGCGAGAACTCCGACTCTCTCCCACCTGCCACAGACGACCAGAAGCATGCTGGCCCCGCCGTGTTTTCCAGCCTTGATGTCTTGAAGAATCTCACCTCTGCTCTTGCACTAAAACGACAGGGTAGCACCCCGTCTGAGAGCGAGGGGACACCCAAAGAATCGCCGTCTGCTCCCAGAGAGCAGGAATATCAGAACGGCCGCAGCCCGGGTATTTCTGATTCTGCCTTGTCATTTCATTCTGCCTCTCCTCTCAAGTCTCCGGAATCTGCTGCAGAAGAGTTTGTTCGTAATGGGTACAAACCGGACCTTGAAGGGACAACTCAAGAGGGAACTGAATCAAGTGGAGCCCTTGACCTCACAGCTTCAAGCAGCTTCACCCCAAAAGCCATCAAAGAAGAACCTAGTGTGTCATTCGCCACTGGAGAATACG CTGCAAGTACTATGCCTTTCATGAGGATCCCTTCAAGTCTGGAGATGAAGATTCCTCAAGAGAACCCATTGGGGACCCATGGTTTGTTCACATCTCAAATGCCCCCGGGGACTGCCATAACCTCGCCAGTCTCCACGGCACCGCGTCGGTCCTCTAAACAGCATGTTTGTAACGTCTGCGCGAAGAACTTCTCTTCCGCCAGCGCCTTGCAGATTCATGAGCGCACTCATACAGGGGAGAAGCCGTTTGCCTGCAACATCTGCGGCCGGGCGTTCACCACCAAAGGAAATCTAAAG gTACATATTGGTACCCACATGTGGAACAACTCTTCAAGACGTGGTCAGCGTCTCTCCCTGGATAATCCCATGGCTCTTATGGCAATGAGCTCTGAGCCAAAGATGTTACCGGAAATGTTGCAAGCCCCCAAAGAACTTGCTGCTCCTCCCATGAACTTTGACCCCTCAATGTGGAACCAGTACACTACGGCCTTTAGCGGCGGCCTGACCATGAAGGCCAACGAGATCTCTGTCATTCAGGGGGGAGGCATTCCCCTCCCCGGGAGCCCTGCTGGCAGCGCCCCGCTGATTGGATCCACCGGAGGCCTCATGAAGATGGACGGATCCCACTCTGGCTTGCCTGCCTCCATGGCTGAAATTGAGAAAACCAGCTCTGACAGTGTACCAAAATCCCAGTTTCCCCATTTCATGGAGGAGGGGAAAATTGCAGTCAACTAA